AATGTTTAAGCATTGATTCAATACCATTCTTTAAAGTAATAGCTGAACTAGGACATCCCCTGCAGGCTCCATGAAGCTCTAATTTTACCACTCCATTTTCAAATCCTCGATATATTATATCACCTCCATCCATGGCAACCGAAGGACGTACACGTGTTTCAATAATTTCTACAATCTGTTGTTCAATTTCAGACATCTCGTCAGAATTATTTATGGCAGATTGAGCATTTTCCTCATCAAAAACAGTAAAACCAGCAGTAAAATGATCCATAATAACCATCAAAATTTCAGGTTTTAACACTAGCCAATCACTTTCTTCTTCTTTAGTAATAGTAATAAAATCACTACCAAAAAATACAGATTTTACGTTATTTATACTAAATAATTGAACTACTAGCCTGCTTTTACCTTTTGCCTCATCAAGATTACTAAAATGAACCGGCTCGTTAGGGCTAACAGGTATGTTAGGGAAAAATTTTATCGCATTAGGATTAGGAGTAATTTCAGTTTGAATAAACATATACTTTTTCCTCGATAAAATGAATGGTACCCGCGGC
Above is a genomic segment from Candidatus Tisiphia endosymbiont of Nedyus quadrimaculatus containing:
- a CDS encoding NifU family protein, whose amino-acid sequence is MFIQTEITPNPNAIKFFPNIPVSPNEPVHFSNLDEAKGKSRLVVQLFSINNVKSVFFGSDFITITKEEESDWLVLKPEILMVIMDHFTAGFTVFDEENAQSAINNSDEMSEIEQQIVEIIETRVRPSVAMDGGDIIYRGFENGVVKLELHGACRGCPSSAITLKNGIESMLKHFIPEVESVEAVDEL